The nucleotide sequence AAGGATAACAACATTTGTTAGCATGATATCCGGTTAACAGTCGATTATCCAAACGTAATATGATGAAAACTAACTTGAACTATCTTAGAGGAGGAACAACCGAAATGGCAAACGTATTAGTTGTAAAAGTAAATCCGAAAAAAACAGACCAATCATTCTCACTACGCTTAACAGAAGCATTCTTAAACGAATATAAAAAGCACAATCCAAATGACGAAATCACAGAAATCGACCTATACAAAGAAGGCGTACCATTTATTGATGCGGACGTATTAAACGGCTGGGGAAAATTCGCCGCACAAGAGGACTTAACAAAAGCAGAACAAGAAAAAGTCGAACGCATTAATGCGCTAACAGACCAATTCATGAATGCTGATAAAGTTGTTTTCTCAGCACCAATGTGGAACTTCAGCTTCCCTCCATATATGAAGGCATACATTGATTCAATTGCTGTTGCAGGTAAAACATTCAAATACACAGCGGAAGGACCAGTCGGCCTTGTTGGTGACAAACCAGTTGTGCTATTTGAAGCACGTGGCGGCATCTACTCTGAAGGGCCAATGAAAGCACTTGAGCACACACAAAGCTACCTTCATTCAGTGATGAACTTTGTCGGCATTGAAAACTTCAACGCTATTGTGGCTGAAGGCATGGGGCAAGCTCCAGACGAAGCAGAGAAAATCTATAATGATGCAGAGCGTAGAGCAATTGATTTAGCACACACTTTTTAATATAGAAGCAAACCCCCGGGCACTCATTCTCGGGGGTTTATTTCTGCTTTGTTTCAAAAACGAATGAGCAGTTCACTTGCAGGGAGAATGGTTATTTCCGATAATGTTTGTAGACATTAAGATAGGTGTGGATAATAATGAAGTTAAAATTAAGTGTACTTGATCAGTCGCCTGTTCTAAGTGGCATGACCCCACAGCAGGCACTGCAATCAACAACAGAACTTGTAAAAGAAGTTGAAAAATTAGGCTATCACCGCTTCTGGGTGTCCGAGCATCACAGTACGAAGAGCTTAGCAGGCTCTGCGCCAGAAGTGCTTGTTGCCCATCTTGCTGCGAATACGTCTCACATTCGTGTTGGC is from Bacillus tianshenii and encodes:
- a CDS encoding FMN-dependent NADH-azoreductase, whose translation is MANVLVVKVNPKKTDQSFSLRLTEAFLNEYKKHNPNDEITEIDLYKEGVPFIDADVLNGWGKFAAQEDLTKAEQEKVERINALTDQFMNADKVVFSAPMWNFSFPPYMKAYIDSIAVAGKTFKYTAEGPVGLVGDKPVVLFEARGGIYSEGPMKALEHTQSYLHSVMNFVGIENFNAIVAEGMGQAPDEAEKIYNDAERRAIDLAHTF